From the genome of Corallococcus macrosporus DSM 14697:
GCCGGTGGGCCTTGCGGGACATCTTCCCGTAGGGGACGTGGTAGACGAGCGCGGCGAAGCGGTCGCTGTAGAAGCGCGCGCCGCCCGCGTCTGCCTCGACGGCCTGGTAGGCCCGGTAGGCGCCCTCCAGGGCGTCCAGGTAGCACTGCACCGAGTAGTGGCCGTCCACCAGCGCGTCCTTGGAGTAGAGCGGCCGCCAGAAGTCCATCACGTCCTTGGAGTAGACGCCCGTCTTCCCAGCCTCGAAGGTGATGAGCCGGGGCTGGTCGGAGACGAGCATGGCCACCGCCCCCGCGCCCTGCGTGGGCTCCCCTGGAGTCCCCACGCCGTAGCGGGCGATGTCCGAGCAGACGATGAGCGCCTTCTTGCCGCGGGCGCTCCCCGAGCGGACCCAGTCCAGCGCCATCTGCAGCGCCGCGGTGCCGCCGTAGCACGCGTGCTTCGTCTCGAAGACGCGGCAGCCGGTGGACAGCCCCAGCAGCCCCTGCACGTAGGAGGACACCGGCTTGGAGTGGTCCACCGCCGTCTCGGTGCCCACCACCAGCATGCCCACCTCCGACGGCGCGCACCCGGCTGACTCCAGCGCCGCCCGCGCCGCGCGGGCCGCCAGCGTCACCGTGTCCTCCTGCTCCAGCGGCACGCACATGCGCGTCACGCCCAGGCCGTCCACGTACTTGCCAGGCGCCACGCCTCGCGCCAGGGCCAGGTCCGCCAACTCCACGTACGTCGCCGGAACGGCGATCCCCATTGCTTCCAGGCCTGCTTGCATCGTTTCCCCCTTGGTGATGTCTGTCGTTGGGTGTCGGGCACACCGCTCGCGTGCTCCGCGGCCGCGGCGAGGGTGCCTGTCATTGAGTCTGTGATTCAGCGGCGCGCGTAGGAGCCGGTGCGCAGCTCTTCCAGGATGCCTGGCCCGCGCGGGGTCCACCCCAGCAACTGCTCCGCGCGCCGGGACGTGAGCTGCTGGTCCAGCGCCAGCGCGTCCGCGAAGGCGCCGAACTGCTTCCGGGCGTCCTCCAGGGGCCAGGCGCGCGTGTTGCCCCGGGCCCCCGCGCCCTCGCTCGCGGCGGTGGCGATCTCCTTCACCTGCACGGAGGGGCCCTGCACGGCGACGAGCACGGTCCCCGCGGGCGCCTGCTCGAGCGCGCGCACGTAGAGCTGGGCCAGGTCCTCGATGAACACCACGGGCCAGCGGTTCTCACCCGTGCCCACGTAGCGCGCCGCGCCGTCGTCGCGCGCGGAGGCGGCGAGCATCATGGGGATGCCGCCAGTGCGGCCGTACACGATGCCCGGGCGGATGACGACCCCCCGCACCCCGGGCGCGCTGAGCACGCGCTGCTCCACCGCGGGGCGCCACGCCACGAGCTCCGCCGCCTCCAGCGGGCTGTCCTCGTCGACGACCGCGCCCCGCGTGTCGCCGTGCACCCAGACGCCGCTGGTGTAGATGAAGCGCTTGCCGGTGCCTTCCATGGCCCGCAGCGCCGCGGCGACGGCCGGCGCGTCCACGGCCTCGCTGTTGGTCGTCGCCGTCCAGACAATCGCGTCCACCTGCTCGGTGAGCGCGGCGAGCCCCGCGGCCTCCGCCAGGTCTCCGGCCAGGGCCTGCACGCCGCGGGCGGCGAGCTTGCGGCGCGCGTCGTCCGAGCGCGCCAGTCCGAGGACGTGGTGGCCCGCCCGCGCGAGCGCGTCCACGACGGCCGAGCCGATGTATCCAGTCGCGCCTGTGACAAGGGTTCTCATGGGGACTCTCTCAAGGGTGAAGGGTGAATCACTCGACGCGCAGGCCCACCACCTGGCCCGTCCGGGCCCAGGCGTAGGCGCGCAGCAGCAACTGCCAGACGACCTCCAGCTCCTCGGCCGTCCGAGGCCCGAAGACCATGGGCGTCCCGGAGCGGGGATGCGGCACGCCCCAGCCCTGCTGGAACACCTGCGCGGCCATGTCCGGCGGGAACTTCATGTGGAGGCTGCCGTCGTGCGCCGGGTGGATGTGGGCGAACTCGGTGCCCACCTGGAACGCCGCCCTGGGGCCCCGCGCGACCTCCGGGTGGAGCCAGAAGGCGCGCGCCCCGGGGACGGAGATGCCGCTGGGCGCCACGCGCACACCCGGGAGGACCGAGGCCCGCAGGAAGAGCTGCTCCTGCAGCGCCGGAGGGGACTGCTGGCTGAGCTGCATGTGCGCCAGCGGCGTTCCCGGGGGCGCGTCGCTCGTCTCGGGCCGGGGGCCGTGCCGGCTGGGCAGCGTGAAGCCGGGCTCCGGCGCCAGCGGCGCCACGGCGGCGGCGCCGGACGGAGGCCGAGGGGCTTCCTTTTCGGGAGAGGTGCACGCGGCCATGACCAGGAATTGCGCCACGAGCAGCAGCGGCACGGAGCAACGGGAACGCATGCACGCTCTCTTAGACATGTCGCGCATTGGACACAACGCGTTGTATGGAAAAGGATTGTTTCCTGGAGAAGCCCAATGGAAGAAGTGGTGCCCTACTTCACGTTCGCCGAGGTGGTCCGCATCGGCAGCTTCACCGCCGCGGCCCGCGCGCTGGGCCTGTCGAAGGCCACGGTGAGCAAGCAGGTGATGCAGTTGGAGGCCTCGCTGGGCGTGCGCCTGCTGCACCGCACGACGCGGAAGCTGTCGCTGACGGCCGAGGGCCAGTCCCTGTACGTGCGCTGCCAGCGCATCCTCGCGGAGCTGGAGGCGGCGAAGGCGGAGGCCCTGCTGCTGCGGCGCAAGCCCCGGGGGCGGCTGCGCGTGAGCATCCCCATGACGTTCGGCCTGCTGCGGGTGCTCCCCGCGGTGCCGGAGTTCCTCGCGCGCTATCCGGAGATAGAGCTCGACATCCAGCTCGACGACCGCGTCGTCGACCTGGTGGAGCACGGCTTCGACGTCTGCATCCGGATTGCCCAGCTCCCCGACTCGTCGCTCGTCGCCCGGAAAATCGCCTCCAGCCAGCGGGTCATCTGCGCGACGCCCGCGTACCTGGAGCGCCATGGCACGCCGCGCAAGCCCCAGGAGCTGAAGCAGCACCGGTGCCTGCAGTACACCTACCTGGCGTCGGGGACGGCCTGGCGCCTGCGCGGCAAGGAGGGCGAGGTCCTGGTGGAGACGGGCGGGCCCATGCAGGCCAACAGCAGCCTGGCCCTGAAGCTGGCGGTGCTGGGGCACGCCGGCATCGCGCAGTTCCCCATGTTCGCCGTCTGGGAGGAGCTGCGTGACGGCCACCTGGTGACGGTGCTCGACGACTACGCGCTGCCCGAGCTGTCCATCTGGGCCGTGCATGCGCCCGGCCGCACCGTCACCCCCAAGATTCGCGCGTGGGTGGACTTCCTGGCCCGGCGCTTCGAGGGCGAGCCGGGCTGGAGCGAGGCGCTGTCCCCGGAGCCGGAGTGAGCTCCGGGGGCGCGGCGCCCCTACCTGACCGGGGCGTTGGCCCGCCAGTCGTGGCGCATGCGCAGCTTGCTCAGCTGCGCCGAGGCGACCTGCGTCCGCTCGCCGCCGGGCTTGAGCTTCCAGGCCTGGCACTGGGTGAAGATGAGGTTGCGCCCGCCGCGGAGGACGGTGGCCTCGAACAGGACCTCGGTGCCCAGGGGCGTGGCGGACAACATCATGCTGTTGAAGCTGCTGGTCAGCGCGTACTCGTCGGGCCCGAGCAGGGGCAGGGTGGCCAGCATGCTGACCACGTCCAGCATGGAGTAGATGACGCCGCCATGGAGGGTGTGGCTGAGGTTGTCGATGGCCTCCGTGACGCGGAGGCTGCACTGGCAGAAGCCCGGGCGCTGCTCAATCAGCCGCAGGCCGCAGTAGCGCTGGTAGGCGTGCTCCAGCAGGGCCCGGGAGTGTGCCTGGGCATGTTCACTGAGCGTCGTCATGGTGTCCTTTCGTCACAGGGCCCGTCCGATGATTTCCAGCATGACCTCGCGCGCCCCGCCGCCAATGGCGAGCAGCCGCGCGTCGCGGTAGATGCGCTCGACGAGCGCCGGCTCCACGCAGCCGTGCGCGCCGTGGACCTGGACCGCGTCGCGCGCGACCTGCTCCAGCGTGTCCACCGCCACGTTCTTCGCGATGGCGGCCTGCGCCGCCGTGAGCTGCCCGCTGGCCCGCCAGCGCACCGCCTGGTCCACGTAGAGGCGCGCCACGCTCAGCGCCGCGTGCCGCTCGGCCAGGCGCTGGCGGATGGCGGACTTCTCCAGCAGCGGGGCGCCGCCCACGCGCCGCTCGCGGCAGTGCGCCACGGCGGCCTCCTGGGCGAGCTGGGCCGAGCCCACCGCCATGACGGCGAGGTTCAGCCGCTCCTGGAGCAGGCACTGCTGGAGCAGCCGGCTGGCCTGCTTCCCGGCGAGGAGCAGCCGCGCGGGCGCCGCCTCGAAACGGAGCGACGCCAGCGGCAGGCAGCGCCACCCGAGGCAGTCGCGCCGCGCGTGGCTCAGGCCCGGGGCGGAGCCCTTCACCAGGAACAGGCCCAGGGCCCCCTCCAGGACGGCGCCCACCACCAGCAGCTCCGCGCGCCCGCCGTTGCAGATGAAGGCCTTCTCGCCCGTCAGCCGGTACAGTCCGCCGTCGGGCTCGGCCCGGCACTGGAGCGCGCGGAGGTCCGAGCCGGCCTGGGGCTCCGTCAGGGCCAGGACGATGCGCTGGTCGCCGCCCAGCACCGCGGGGATGACCTCGGCGGCCAGCCGCGCGTCCCCGCCCTGGACGAGCCCCAGGCTGACGAAGTGCGAGGCCAGGCCCATGGTGATGCCCTGGGCCCCGCCGCGCGTCAGCTCCTCGACGAGCACCGCGAGCGCGGGGGCGTCCTCGGGGAGCGTGCCCGGCGGGTGCCCCAGGGCCAGCAGGCCCTCGCGCCCCGCCAGCGCGTGGAGCTCCAGCGGGTAGGCGCCGCCCGCCTCCCACCCGTCCACGTGCGGGCGCACGTGCTGGTCGACGAAGGCGCGCACCTGGTCGCGGTAGTGTTCCGTCATGGGTGGGCTCCTAGAAGACCGTGCTTCGCGCGAGCTGCTGGAAGCGCTGGACGATGGGCTGCAGCCGCGTGGGAGACACCTGCCCCTCCGGCTCGAAGTAGTAGAGCCGGGTGATGTCGTCCATCACCTGGAGCATCTCCCGCGAGCGCCGCGCCGCCCGGATTTCGTAGCGCATGAGCGCCGTCTCCAGCTCCGCGTCGCAGTGGCCCACCAGCGCCTGGGCCAGCATGAAGCCGTTCTCCAGCCCCAGCGTCAGGCCGTAGCCCAGCGTCGGGAGCATGGCGTGGATGCTGTCCCCCAGCATCACCACCCGGCCCCGGTACCAGTGGCCGCCCCCCGTCAGCGCGCTGAGCTTGTGGGTGAGGATGGCCTCGTCCGGCGTCTGGTCAATCATCCGCAGCACGTCCGCCGGGAGCTCGGCGAACAGCTCGAGCAGGCCCGCGCGGTCGAGCAGGGGCCGGTCGTGGTGCTGGTAGGCGGCGAACCAGTAGCGCAGCGCGCGCGCCTGGGACAGGGGATAGGTGACCACCCGGGAGTGGTTGGCGGTGAAGATTTGACAGCGGTCGAAGTGGAGCAGGGGCGAGTCGTACGTCACCACGCCCCGGCTCGCCACCAGCCCCGTGGCGTGCGGCTCCAGCCCGGGGTTGACGAAGGCCCGCGTCGTCGACGACACGCCGTCCGCGCCCACGGCCAGGTCGAAGTCGAACGCGTGGCCGCTGCTGAAGGTGATGCGCACCTGGTCACCCACGTTCTCCAGGCGCTCACACCCCATGCCGTAGTGGATGTCATCCTCCTCCAGGCACGAGGCGAGCAGGCGGAAGAGCTCCGTGCGGAGGAACATCATCGCTGGCGCGGGCAGGCCCAGGCCCTCCGGGCGCACCGGCTGGCTGTGGATGAGCCGGCCCTGCTTGTCGTGCGTGTCCAGGTACTCGATGGGCTGCCCCCGGGAGAGGAAGTCCCGGGTGCCGAGCACGAAGCGGAGGATCTGCATCGCCTGGGGCCACACGTAGATGCCCGTCCCCGAGTCGCGGGGCCCCTTGCCCCGCTCGAAGACGACGCAGTCCACGCCGAAGCGCTTGAGCATGACGGCGCACGCCAGCCCGTTGAGGCCCGCGCCGATGATGGCCACCCTCACGCCGCCACCTCGCGGGTGTCCCAGTCCTCCTGGACGGTGGGGGCGCGCAGCGCGTAGCGCCGCTGGAGCAGGCACAGGCTGGTCAGCTCCATCAGCATCGGGTCCAGCAGCCCCTGCTCATGCGCCGTGAGCTGCGGCAGGCGCTCCAGCAGCCCGCGCACCCGGGCCGGCTCGAAGAAGGGCAGGGCCTCCAGCTCCGGGCCCCCCAGCACGTCCCGCACCAGCTCGTACAGGCGGCCATCCTGCTGGAGGGTGGCGGGCGGCGCGCGGAAGTAGTGCTTCTTGCGCTTGTACAGGGCGTCCGGGAGGAAGGGCCGCATCGCCTCGCGAAACACGTACTTCTCCGTGGAGCCGCGCACCTTCATCCAGACGGGCATCTGGCACGCCAGCTCCACGACGTGGTGGTCCAGCAGCGGCACGCGGCCCTCGATGCTGTTGGCCATCTCCATCCGGTCGCCGAGCGTCGTCAGCACGAAGTTGGGCAGGTAGGACTTGGCCCACAGGTACATGGACTTGTGGACTGGA
Proteins encoded in this window:
- a CDS encoding PaaI family thioesterase is translated as MTTLSEHAQAHSRALLEHAYQRYCGLRLIEQRPGFCQCSLRVTEAIDNLSHTLHGGVIYSMLDVVSMLATLPLLGPDEYALTSSFNSMMLSATPLGTEVLFEATVLRGGRNLIFTQCQAWKLKPGGERTQVASAQLSKLRMRHDWRANAPVR
- a CDS encoding NAD-dependent epimerase/dehydratase family protein, with amino-acid sequence MRTLVTGATGYIGSAVVDALARAGHHVLGLARSDDARRKLAARGVQALAGDLAEAAGLAALTEQVDAIVWTATTNSEAVDAPAVAAALRAMEGTGKRFIYTSGVWVHGDTRGAVVDEDSPLEAAELVAWRPAVEQRVLSAPGVRGVVIRPGIVYGRTGGIPMMLAASARDDGAARYVGTGENRWPVVFIEDLAQLYVRALEQAPAGTVLVAVQGPSVQVKEIATAASEGAGARGNTRAWPLEDARKQFGAFADALALDQQLTSRRAEQLLGWTPRGPGILEELRTGSYARR
- a CDS encoding acyl-CoA dehydrogenase family protein — its product is MTEHYRDQVRAFVDQHVRPHVDGWEAGGAYPLELHALAGREGLLALGHPPGTLPEDAPALAVLVEELTRGGAQGITMGLASHFVSLGLVQGGDARLAAEVIPAVLGGDQRIVLALTEPQAGSDLRALQCRAEPDGGLYRLTGEKAFICNGGRAELLVVGAVLEGALGLFLVKGSAPGLSHARRDCLGWRCLPLASLRFEAAPARLLLAGKQASRLLQQCLLQERLNLAVMAVGSAQLAQEAAVAHCRERRVGGAPLLEKSAIRQRLAERHAALSVARLYVDQAVRWRASGQLTAAQAAIAKNVAVDTLEQVARDAVQVHGAHGCVEPALVERIYRDARLLAIGGGAREVMLEIIGRAL
- a CDS encoding luciferase family protein gives rise to the protein MRSRCSVPLLLVAQFLVMAACTSPEKEAPRPPSGAAAVAPLAPEPGFTLPSRHGPRPETSDAPPGTPLAHMQLSQQSPPALQEQLFLRASVLPGVRVAPSGISVPGARAFWLHPEVARGPRAAFQVGTEFAHIHPAHDGSLHMKFPPDMAAQVFQQGWGVPHPRSGTPMVFGPRTAEELEVVWQLLLRAYAWARTGQVVGLRVE
- a CDS encoding LysR family transcriptional regulator, with product MEEVVPYFTFAEVVRIGSFTAAARALGLSKATVSKQVMQLEASLGVRLLHRTTRKLSLTAEGQSLYVRCQRILAELEAAKAEALLLRRKPRGRLRVSIPMTFGLLRVLPAVPEFLARYPEIELDIQLDDRVVDLVEHGFDVCIRIAQLPDSSLVARKIASSQRVICATPAYLERHGTPRKPQELKQHRCLQYTYLASGTAWRLRGKEGEVLVETGGPMQANSSLALKLAVLGHAGIAQFPMFAVWEELRDGHLVTVLDDYALPELSIWAVHAPGRTVTPKIRAWVDFLARRFEGEPGWSEALSPEPE
- a CDS encoding FAD-dependent monooxygenase, with the protein product MRVAIIGAGLNGLACAVMLKRFGVDCVVFERGKGPRDSGTGIYVWPQAMQILRFVLGTRDFLSRGQPIEYLDTHDKQGRLIHSQPVRPEGLGLPAPAMMFLRTELFRLLASCLEEDDIHYGMGCERLENVGDQVRITFSSGHAFDFDLAVGADGVSSTTRAFVNPGLEPHATGLVASRGVVTYDSPLLHFDRCQIFTANHSRVVTYPLSQARALRYWFAAYQHHDRPLLDRAGLLELFAELPADVLRMIDQTPDEAILTHKLSALTGGGHWYRGRVVMLGDSIHAMLPTLGYGLTLGLENGFMLAQALVGHCDAELETALMRYEIRAARRSREMLQVMDDITRLYYFEPEGQVSPTRLQPIVQRFQQLARSTVF
- a CDS encoding hydroxymethylglutaryl-CoA synthase, coding for MQAGLEAMGIAVPATYVELADLALARGVAPGKYVDGLGVTRMCVPLEQEDTVTLAARAARAALESAGCAPSEVGMLVVGTETAVDHSKPVSSYVQGLLGLSTGCRVFETKHACYGGTAALQMALDWVRSGSARGKKALIVCSDIARYGVGTPGEPTQGAGAVAMLVSDQPRLITFEAGKTGVYSKDVMDFWRPLYSKDALVDGHYSVQCYLDALEGAYRAYQAVEADAGGARFYSDRFAALVYHVPYGKMSRKAHRHLRTLDGDPAPDDSFDRLVGSSLVLPSQVGNIYTGSMYLALASLLGTAQEDLTGRCVGLFSYGSGSCAEFFSGVVQPGAQARVKALGLEALLERRRALSIPEYEDVMRARERLDERPAADAPGTGFRYQGTRDHKRIYVS